The DNA region AggcggggggaggagggggtggTGGCGGGATGAAGgggtgaaggaggaggaggaaggggatgCAGGAGGAGGATGGTGGCAGAAGGAAGGGGACGGGGCGGGAGGAAGACGACAAtggcaggagaggaagaggatgcaggaggaggaggaaggggacaaAGCAGGGGGAAGAGGATGGTGGTGGGAGGAAGAGGACGGTGGCGGGAGGAAGAGGGTGGTGTTGGGAAGAAGGGGATGGTGGTGGAAGGATGGGGATGGTggtgggaggaagaggatgcaggaagaggaggaaaagaatggtggcaggaggaagaggatggtgGCGGGAGGAAGGGGACGGTGATGGAATGACGGGGATGGTGATGGAAAGACAGGGATggtggcaggaggaagaggacggtggagggaggaagagggtgGTGTTGGGAAGAAGGGGATGGTGGTGGAAGGACGGGGATGGTggtgggaggaagaggatgcaggaagaggaggaaaagaatggTGGCAGGAGGAAGAAGATGGTGGCGGGAGGAAGAGGACGGTGGTGGAATGATGGGGATGGTGGTGGGAGGAAGAGGACACaggaagagcaggaaaagaatGGTGGCAGGAGGAAGGGGATGGTGACAGGAGGAAGAGAACGGTGGTGGAATGATGGGGATggtgggcaggaggaagaggatacaggaggaggaggaagggcatgGTAGCAGGAGGAAGGGGAtggggggaaggaagaggaTGGTGGTGGAAGGAAAAGGATGGTGGTGAGAGGAAGGAGACAGAGGTGGGAGGAAGGAGATGGCAGCAGGAAGAAGAGGACAGTGCTGGGAGGAAGGGATGGTGGTGGAAGGATGGGGATGGTGGTGGGAGGAAAAGGATGCAGGAAGAGAATGTGGCAGAAGGAAGGGGATGGTgacaggaggaagaggatgcaggaggaggaggaaggggacaaAGCAGGGGGAAGAGGATggtggcaggaggaagaggatggtgGCAGGAGGAAGGAGATGGCAGCAGGAAGAAGAGGACGGTGTTGGGAGGAAGGGGATGGTGGTGAAAGGATGGGGATGGTGGTGGGAGGAAGAGGAcacaggaagaggaggaaaagagtgGTGGCAGGAGGAAGGGGATGGTGACAAGAGGAAGGGGACGGTGGTGGAATGATGGGGATGGTggtgggaggaagaggatgcaggagcaggaggaaggggaagggggggaaggaagaggaTGGTGGTGAGAGGAAGGAGACGGAGGTGGGAGGAAGGAGatggcagcaggaggaagaggacagTGCTGGGAAGAAGGGGACGGTGGTGGAAGGATGGGGATGGTggtgggaggaagaggatgcaggaagaggaggaaaagaatggtggtaggaggaagaggatggtgGTGGAAGCATGGGGATGGTGGCGAGAGGAAGGAGACGGTGGTGAGAGGAAGACGACAGTGGCGAGAGGAAGTggatgcaggaggaggaaggggatcGTGGTGGGATGAAGGGGACATGAGCAGGAGCAAAAGGACAGTggtgggagaggaaggggacaGTGGTGAGAGGATGAAGATGGTGGTGGGAGGAAGATGATGGcaggctggaggaagaggatgcAGAAGGAGGAGCAAGGGGACAATGGTGGAAGAGGATGAGGGTGGAGGGAAGGAGGTagtggaaggaggaagagcGCGGTGGTGGGAAGAAGAGGACAGTGGCAGGAGGAAGGTGATGGTGGCGGAAAAggatgcaggaggaggaggaggaggggtaCAGTGGTGGCAGGAAGGGGTcgggggtgggaggaagaggacAGTGAGAAGAAGGTGTCGGGAGGAAGGCTCAGGGGCTCCTCACCTGGGGTGCAGCTTGTAGACGGAGCCGTCGATGCCGACGGTGATCTTGAGCGTGTCCTGGCTGCGGCTCTCGCGCATGCGGTTGATGACGCCGGCCAGCCCGGCCGAGCACATCTGGGCCGCGCGCGTGGACACGCTCTCGCACACCATGCGCACGATGTCACAGTCCGTCCCCGACGGCAGCAGCTCGAACCCCGTCAGGATGTTGTAGATCTGCCTGCGGTCACCTGAGTCGCTGGGacggggacagagggacacgtTGGACGGGGGATGGGGAGGCATGGGGAACATCGTGTGGGGCAGTTGGGGAGGGTGACAAGACAGGGGACCCTAATATGAGACAGTTAGAGCTGGTTGGTGTGAGGTGACAGGACACGGGGACACCAATATGGGTCACTAgtgtggggtgaggggacaggAGACCCCAGTATGGGGCTGGTGGGGGATGTTGGGACACAGGGACTGTGATTTTGGACACGCTGTTTTGGGGTGACAGGACATGAGGACCCCAATATTGGTCACTAATGTAgggtgacaggacaagggaccCCAATATGGGTCACTAGTATGGGGTGATGGGATGTGAGACCCCAATATGGGACAGTCAAAGCCAGTTGGTGTGAGGtgacaggacatggggacaccaataTGGGACACTGCTGAGGGGTGATGGGACAAGGGACCCCATTATGGCACACTAGTGTGGGGTGATAGGATGGGGGACCCCAATATGGGACACTAGTGTGAGGTGAGAGGACAGGGGACCCCAACAGGGGACAGTCAGAGCCAGTTGGTGTGAGGtgacaggacatggggacaccaataTGGGTCACTAGTGTGGGGTGATGGGACAGGGCACCCCATTATGGGGCACTAATGTGGGTGACAGGAGAGGGGACCCCAGTATGGGACACCAGTGTGAGGTGACAGGACAGGGGACCTCAATATGATATGCTAGTGTGGGGTGATCGGACAGGGGACCCCAATGCGGCACAGTTGTAGAGGCTTGGTGGGGGGTGACAAGGGACCCCAACACAGGTCACTAACGTGGGGTGACAGGACAGGGACCCCAATACAACATCATCAGAGCTGGTTGGCCTGAGGTGACAGCACAGGGGACCCCTGTGTGGTCCACCCCGTTGTGGGGTGACCACAGGGAACCCcccctgtgctgcagcacatTGAGGGTGCCACCACCAACGGTGTgactccctgtcccccccacctCTCAATCTGGGACACGAATCGTGTCTCGAAGCTCCCGCGGGTCTTGAGCTTCTCGGAGGCCGCCCCGTTGAACAGCAGGTTCTCGTCCACCAGCCGCAGCAGCACCAGCCGCACGATCTCCCCCATGTACTTCCCCCCGATGATCTTCTCGtacctggggacatggggacactggtgaGGGGGGGGCCACAATGCGTGACAccccctcttcccttcccccctcTTTGTGTGTGCAGCCGGGGAGCAGCTTCGGGGGTACCTGCCGTGAGTCGCTCCTGCCTCAACTGCGCCCAGTGTGGCGTGGGCGGGCGGGGGGCACACGGGAGGGGACAAAgcggggggggacacccccagaGGGACTGGATCTGTCCTAGTCCTTACAGTTGCTGACCGGGGTTAAGCGAGGTCTCGTCCACCACGCGGTCGTACTCCAGCAGGAACTCGTCCAGCTCCCCTGAGGCGCCGAACGCCCCCCACTCGGTGTTGACGCACATCCGGCCCTCGTCGCCTTCCACCAGCTCCACGTTCTGCATCTCCTCCATGTAGCAGGCGTTGCAGCCCGTCCCTGCCCGCGGGGACCGGGGATGGCACCGGGGGGTGGCAGGAGAGGGGGCAGCGCTGACCCCCAGTGCCCACCGCCCATCCGAgctgtgtgtccccatccccctggGGACCGGGAAGCTCAGCCCTCCCCACAGCCGCCTGTCCCCAGTGGGTGTTGGGGATAGTCACCATGGGGTCCCAGGGGCTCTATGGCCCTATGGGTGACAGCGTGGGGCTTGGGGGTggccggggctgctcctggAGGGTGACAAAGGAGCCTGGGGGTTCAAAACTGTCCCCACCTCCCTGGTACCACCTTTTGTGGTTCTCCAGCCACAGTGAAGCCACCACAGGGACAACGTCCCTTGGGGACAGACACATTATGGTGACAGACCCATTACGGTGACGACCATGGGTACCACCAGCATCCCAACCCCAGGAGACATCCTCATGGTGCTGCTGCCACCCCCTGTCCTCGCCGTGTCCCCCCACAAAGGCAGTggggggagcaggagcagggccatGGTGACAGTGCCCCCACCTCGCCCCGTGCGTGTCCCTGCGGAAAGGGGACATCTTACCCACAATCATCCCAACCTCGCACCGGGGATCTTCGTAGTAGCAGGAGATCATCGTGGCCACCGTGTCATTCACCATCGCCACCACGTCCATCTCGAAGTCCTGGCGAGGGGACAAGGGACCGTCAGGCTGTCACCGGGGGGGTCCAGGCTGGGGGGTCCCGAGGGTGAAGACGCAGACGTGTATAATGCACACACGTATCACATATATATCACATGTATCGCACACGTGTGTGCACACGCGTGGAATGACCCTTCCTGGGGACACGCAGGGCATCGTGTGCCTGTCATGGGGACACGCGGCAGTGTCGGGGTGTCTCCCCACTCCAGTACTGGCAAAATACCACTCGTCTCACCCCTCGGCGTTTGATGGCGTCTCTCAGGAGCCCCACCACATTGTTCCCTTCTGCGCCAGAGGCCTTGAAGCCCTTGGTCCAATTCAGGAGGATGCCCTGGGGTGAGGGGACGACAAAAATGGGGATGGGGGTGCagctgggacatggggacccccGAGTCCTTGTGCCACCCGGCCACCCCCTCACCTTGTCAATGTCCTCGTGCCGCACggggaaggagaaggtgaaGCCCAGGGGCAGCTTTTTGTGCTTCATTTGGTGCTTGTCCAGGAAATCAGAGATGCACTCGGAGATGTAGTCGAAGAGCTGCAGGGGATGTCACCCACCCACGGCTGGTCACCGTCCCCGTCACGGGTCCCCCGCCACCCCCTGGCCCCTGCCATCCCATGGATgggtccccatggtgtccccaccaAAGAACAGCACCGTGTGCCACTGCGCGGTGATGGGGACCACACAGGAGGGGACAAGGTGGCTCCATGTCCCCCACTCACCATCTCTGCCGTGCCCGTCATGGCGTCCTCTGGGATGGAGTACATCTGGTGCTTCGTCTTCACCTTCCACTGCCCTTCTTCCCCCTCGCCCACCTTCACCAGCATCACGCGGAAATTGGTGCCGCCCAGGTCCAGCGAGAGGAAATCTCCCACCTCTGCAGTGCCGGGGAGGGGACACACAGGGTGGCAGTCTCAGGGGGGGTCTCAGTGAGGTCCAGGGAGGAGGTGACATGCAAAGAACCGGGGGTGACACCCGTACCTGAGCCCTCGGGCGTGGAGCGGACGTACGTGGGCAGCATTTTGACGGAAGCTTCTTGGTGCGTCGCCAGCTTGAGCCCTCGGTCCATCTCCTTCTGCATGCGGTGCATCACCTTCTTCAGGTCCTCCTCCCGCAGCCGGAACTCTGCCAGGATCTGCTCCACCTGCGCCGGGACAGACGGCACAGCCTGGGCACGGGGACTGTGCCACACGGGGTGGCCCACCCACCATAAGTGGTCAAATTTGCTGCTTCTGGCCGTGGTTTTGCCCATTGGCACATGGacaccatagaatcacagaattgttttggttggaaaagccccttgAGCGCATGGAGTCCACCCATaacccacccccggcactgccccgtgtcctgagaacctcatgtccgtctgtccagccctccagggatggtgactccagcactgccctgggcagcctgttccaatgccccacagccctttggggaagaaattgttcccacatccaacctcaacctcccctggcgcaacttttTCATTTGCTGCCTTATGTCTTTCAGTCCTAGGGAGCTATTCCTCCAACTTTTTTATAATTCTCTTTTTAGGATAAATAATAATGCTTATTTCATCGCGGATTTAAGAAATGACGAGCTCCTGTTTTCACAAAAGTTGTAATTCCAGCCTCGCCTCATCCCATTTCTCTGCTCTCCGGCCGCCATCTGAGTGGATGTCCTGGAAAGGCGAATTCTGGCCCCAAATCCTTGCTCACGAGACGCCCATGGTCAGCACAgggttcacagaatcccagaatgtcagggttgaagggccctggcaagctcatccagtgcaatccccccatggagcaggaacacccagatgaggttacacaggaaggtgtccaggcgggttggaatgtctgcacagaaggagactccacaaccccctgggcagcctgggccaggctctgccaccctcaccgggaacaagtttcttctcaaatttaagtggaacctcttgtgttccagtttgaacccattgccccttgtcctgtcactggttgtcaccgagaagagcctggctccatcctcctgacactccccctttagatatctggaaacatgaatgagtcccccctcagtctcctcttgtccagctccagagccccagctccctcagcctttcctcacccgggagatgctccactcccttcagcatctttgttgccctgcgctggactctctccagcagttccctgtcctgctggaactgaggggccacagctggacacaatattccaggtgtggtctccccagggcagagcagaggggcaggagaacctctctgacctactgaccacccccttctaacccaccccaggtaccattggcttcctggccacaagggcccagtgctggctcatggtcatcctgctgtccccaggacccccaggtccctttcccctacgctgctctctaataggtcattccccaacttacactggaccctggggttgttcctgcccagattcaagactctacacttgcccttgttctatttcattaaatgtttccctgttccctgccctgttccgtCGCCTTCAGCCGCTTCATCTTCTCCCGGCTCGGCTTTGACCCCAGTGCCGTTCCAGGCCTGGTGACCTGGGACATCCTGTCACTTTGAACCTGGCGCCATTTTGCAGGACTCGGGCTGGTGACATGGCACATCCCGTCCTGCCGCATCCCGGGGTGACACCGGCGATGCCATTTCAGAGCCCAGTCCAGGCCGTGGGATCCCTCCATGTCTGTGACGAGGATCCTTCTCCCCGGATCCCCCTGGAAACCTCAAAAATCACTTTCCACCCATTGAATTCACCACAAACCGCTGGCGGGGAGGACACGGAGGGTGTTATCGGGAAACGCCGCCGGGGGGGCACACAGGCCCCATTCCAGGGAAGCGCCGGCCCGCAGGACCGTGTTTACCCTTCACGTAGCAACCCCGGGCCGGGCGCCGGCACGGCTGCCATTAACCACCGCACAGAGCCGGGGATTAGCGGGGTCATTAGTCACCGGGATCTGCTCCCGCCTGCGCTGTTGCCGGCACACGGATGTTTTCCTCCcggctgctgctgtttcccGAGGTGTCTCGGGGCGGGGGGTCCGTAAAAGGCTTTGGAGGATCCCGACACAGGGCTCGGCCAAACCCGCGGCCGCTCGCCATGATCGCCCCGGTGCATCTTGATAATTCCCCCGACCGCcgtccctcagcctcctcctgccccaaagCTCCTGCCCCACGCCCACGGGGCCTCAGCCAGCACCGCAGTCGGGGGGACCCAGCACCCTCCCCAGTGCCAAAGTCCAGGGGCTCTGTTAACCCTGAACCCCCCGAGGTGCCACAGGATGAGACGTCGCTGTGCCGGGGGTGACACCGGCCCACGGCAGCACCACGGTGGGTTTGCTGTGACCCTCAGGGTGTCCAGCTGGAAAAATCCCTGCAGGAAAAGCACCGGATGTACTCGACCCTCGTGCCAGAGCCGGCGGTCGCAGGCGTTCGCTGCTCCACCACACAGAACCGTCCCGGTGTGCAAAGGCCAGATCTGTCACAGCTGcagggtccctgtccctggggcCGGCACCCGAGGGTGGCAGCGGAGGGTCCGTGTTTGATTCCTCCGAGGTTTTGCTCCATCTCAGGCACCATGGGCTACGACTCgtcccctctccctcctccagaATGGCGGGTCTGGCTCTTCCCGGCTGGATTCGGTGCTTCCCGCATGGGCGACACCGGCACTCGGCATCCTGAGAAAACCGCttgctccaacacatccgcggtGGCCAGTGATGCCTGGCGTTGCCGGCCACAAGCTTCTACCCCCGGCACGTGCCGtgtcccctcagtgtccccttGGACGTCCGTGTCCCCTCGGTGTCCCCTCGGGCATCCGTGTCTCCGGCGGCAGCACCATCCATCCCAGAGCGGAGACGGGAGCAGCCGCCCCAACACCAGCGCTTGGCTGCGGATGAGCCGGGTCCTGCTGCGTGACTCGGTGACAGCGGTGACAGCCAGCCGAAGGAGGTGACAGGCCCTGTCTCGTCCCAGGGACAGCGA from Columba livia isolate bColLiv1 breed racing homer chromosome 25, bColLiv1.pat.W.v2, whole genome shotgun sequence includes:
- the GCK gene encoding hexokinase-4 isoform X1, which gives rise to MGKTTARSSKFDHLWWVGHPVWHSPRAQAVPSVPAQVEQILAEFRLREEDLKKVMHRMQKEMDRGLKLATHQEASVKMLPTYVRSTPEGSEVGDFLSLDLGGTNFRVMLVKVGEGEEGQWKVKTKHQMYSIPEDAMTGTAEMLFDYISECISDFLDKHQMKHKKLPLGFTFSFPVRHEDIDKGILLNWTKGFKASGAEGNNVVGLLRDAIKRRGDFEMDVVAMVNDTVATMISCYYEDPRCEVGMIVGTGCNACYMEEMQNVELVEGDEGRMCVNTEWGAFGASGELDEFLLEYDRVVDETSLNPGQQLYEKIIGGKYMGEIVRLVLLRLVDENLLFNGAASEKLKTRGSFETRFVSQIESDSGDRRQIYNILTGFELLPSGTDCDIVRMVCESVSTRAAQMCSAGLAGVINRMRESRSQDTLKITVGIDGSVYKLHPSFKDRFHAAVRQLTPGCDITFIQSEEGSGRGAALISAVACKMACMMGQ
- the GCK gene encoding hexokinase-4 isoform X2; the encoded protein is MLDQRARMESGRREKVEQILAEFRLREEDLKKVMHRMQKEMDRGLKLATHQEASVKMLPTYVRSTPEGSEVGDFLSLDLGGTNFRVMLVKVGEGEEGQWKVKTKHQMYSIPEDAMTGTAEMLFDYISECISDFLDKHQMKHKKLPLGFTFSFPVRHEDIDKGILLNWTKGFKASGAEGNNVVGLLRDAIKRRGDFEMDVVAMVNDTVATMISCYYEDPRCEVGMIVGTGCNACYMEEMQNVELVEGDEGRMCVNTEWGAFGASGELDEFLLEYDRVVDETSLNPGQQLYEKIIGGKYMGEIVRLVLLRLVDENLLFNGAASEKLKTRGSFETRFVSQIESDSGDRRQIYNILTGFELLPSGTDCDIVRMVCESVSTRAAQMCSAGLAGVINRMRESRSQDTLKITVGIDGSVYKLHPSFKDRFHAAVRQLTPGCDITFIQSEEGSGRGAALISAVACKMACMMGQ
- the GCK gene encoding hexokinase-4 isoform X3 yields the protein MGEIVRLVLLRLVDENLLFNGAASEKLKTRGSFETRFVSQIESDSGDRRQIYNILTGFELLPSGTDCDIVRMVCESVSTRAAQMCSAGLAGVINRMRESRSQDTLKITVGIDGSVYKLHPSFKDRFHAAVRQLTPGCDITFIQSEEGSGRGAALISAVACKMACMMGQ